The following are encoded together in the Pseudoalteromonas shioyasakiensis genome:
- a CDS encoding MFS transporter, with protein MQKLSKEDIYQRLSNTEDARACKAIDEAACKVVPGNFLTLLVSQLFSKFADALLNPKVTLPWLLQSINVPSSFIAWLVPIRESGSMLPQLAIASAIRRLPVRKWVWVIGAIVQALCIVGMLICALTLQGATAGFAIIAILIIFSLARGFNSIAAKDVLGKVIPKQQRGSISGLAASFAGFATLTFGLGLWYLQSLGYENGVYVALMLAALMWLFAALSYSRIQEYKGATEGAENGFLHALSKLKLLYQDKQFAHFIITRALLLCSALSAPFYIVLASEQAFDFSLLATFMALSGLASLVSAPIWGRLSDLSSRKVLVFAAMLVTLNGFAVYLVAYLSPQTLNEFWLLPLCYFLLTVAHQGVRLGRKTYLVDMAEGNKRTDYVSVSNTVIGVILLLLGSVGLLNTYLTTAELIFFYSILGLLGAISAWFLPDA; from the coding sequence TACCAACGCCTTAGTAACACCGAGGATGCTCGTGCCTGCAAAGCGATTGATGAAGCTGCTTGTAAAGTGGTGCCCGGCAATTTTCTTACCTTATTAGTAAGCCAACTATTTAGTAAGTTTGCAGATGCCCTGTTAAACCCTAAAGTGACCCTACCGTGGCTTTTACAGAGCATTAATGTACCAAGTAGTTTTATTGCTTGGCTTGTGCCTATTCGTGAGTCAGGCTCAATGCTGCCACAACTAGCCATCGCCAGTGCTATTCGTAGGCTGCCTGTCAGAAAGTGGGTTTGGGTGATTGGCGCCATAGTGCAAGCCTTGTGTATTGTTGGCATGCTTATTTGTGCTTTAACACTCCAAGGTGCAACGGCAGGTTTTGCTATCATCGCTATTTTGATTATCTTTAGCCTTGCTCGTGGCTTTAATTCCATTGCTGCAAAAGATGTATTAGGCAAGGTCATACCTAAACAACAACGAGGCAGCATTAGCGGTCTTGCTGCTAGTTTTGCCGGATTTGCAACGCTCACCTTTGGTCTTGGTTTATGGTATCTACAAAGCCTTGGCTATGAAAATGGGGTGTATGTTGCTTTAATGCTGGCTGCTTTAATGTGGCTGTTTGCAGCGCTCAGTTATAGCCGCATTCAAGAATACAAGGGCGCAACCGAGGGCGCTGAAAACGGCTTTTTGCATGCTTTATCAAAATTAAAACTGCTTTACCAAGATAAACAATTTGCTCACTTTATTATCACTCGTGCGTTGTTGCTATGTTCTGCTTTGAGCGCCCCGTTTTATATCGTTCTTGCTAGTGAACAGGCTTTCGACTTTTCACTACTTGCTACCTTTATGGCGCTTTCGGGGCTTGCCAGCTTAGTGTCTGCGCCTATCTGGGGTCGACTAAGTGACTTATCGAGCCGAAAGGTATTAGTGTTTGCTGCAATGCTCGTCACCCTCAACGGTTTCGCCGTTTATTTAGTTGCTTATTTGAGCCCACAAACGCTCAATGAATTTTGGCTATTACCGCTATGTTATTTTTTACTCACCGTAGCTCATCAAGGGGTTCGCCTTGGTCGTAAGACCTACCTTGTTGATATGGCTGAAGGAAACAAGCGCACAGACTATGTCTCTGTTAGTAATACGGTGATCGGAGTTATATTATTACTGCTAGGTAGCGTCGGCTTACTAAATACTTACTTAACGACTGCTGAGTTAATTTTTTTCTACAGTATCTTAGGCTTACTTGGTGCAATTAGTGCGTGGTTTTTACCCGATGCCTAG